One marine bacterium B5-7 genomic window carries:
- a CDS encoding hybrid sensor histidine kinase/response regulator, protein MSSSPTTLANIISNLPGHVYWKDLDGVYVSCNDTQAVTLGYEKGQQIVGKTDFELPWHNTAEALRSVDAQIVATGEEKILEETVELPGGKTAVFLSHKKPFYDNEGQIIGILGTSTNITAQKKIQAELEETKEKLKASSNYLVHFFDVYIRDQLSTLTLGLDVLSAEAANNKPLLNAMQQSSKSIEPVLSQVSYYARLMVGQEKGLNSDIALLALIEKLKHIHETPLIPIEIQCANTLPPLVSGNYIFVKEILNILVSNAVRYAGGKSILIEADTINQKQNDVTLQIKITNTGTTLPDSIKQAIKQLFYSNNEHTSNPFCTGMKLSIVKLMVEILGGQIDVESNTTNGTTFSICVPFKLKQIEKQKQLDHCSPNFTKHHGASTLDHVLSQLASKPKVLIFEESKLEQLVFSAFFELLNCEIEFCSHFSEIQQKASQQTYDFLFISLNNFNRSALALIEEIKQNQDINAETPCIGITSLATEEGAEFFHESCLDELLVKPLSREKLEAVIHVFLLEKLHAASK, encoded by the coding sequence ATGTCTAGCTCGCCAACTACACTAGCGAATATTATCTCCAACCTACCTGGGCACGTCTACTGGAAAGACTTAGATGGTGTCTACGTAAGTTGTAACGACACTCAAGCAGTGACACTAGGTTATGAAAAAGGCCAACAGATTGTGGGGAAAACTGACTTCGAGCTTCCCTGGCATAATACTGCCGAAGCCCTGCGTTCCGTTGATGCCCAGATCGTCGCTACAGGCGAAGAAAAAATTCTTGAAGAAACTGTTGAATTACCCGGTGGAAAAACCGCTGTTTTCCTCTCTCATAAAAAACCATTTTATGACAATGAAGGCCAAATCATCGGCATTTTAGGCACATCAACGAACATCACCGCACAAAAGAAAATACAAGCCGAACTAGAAGAAACAAAAGAAAAGCTAAAAGCCTCAAGCAATTATCTCGTTCACTTCTTTGATGTTTACATCCGCGATCAATTAAGTACTTTAACGCTCGGGCTTGATGTACTTAGTGCTGAAGCAGCAAACAACAAACCCTTGCTCAATGCCATGCAACAGTCCAGCAAATCTATTGAACCGGTCCTCTCGCAGGTAAGTTATTACGCTCGCCTAATGGTCGGCCAAGAAAAAGGATTAAACAGTGATATTGCATTACTTGCACTCATTGAAAAGTTAAAACACATCCATGAAACACCGCTGATTCCAATCGAGATTCAGTGTGCTAACACACTACCGCCGCTGGTGTCCGGCAACTACATTTTCGTCAAAGAAATCTTAAACATTCTTGTAAGCAATGCGGTACGATATGCTGGTGGAAAATCCATACTCATTGAAGCTGATACGATCAATCAAAAACAAAACGATGTCACCTTACAAATAAAAATCACCAATACCGGCACAACCTTGCCAGATAGCATTAAGCAGGCTATCAAGCAATTGTTTTACAGTAATAACGAGCATACCTCGAACCCTTTTTGCACGGGCATGAAGTTATCTATCGTTAAATTGATGGTGGAAATACTCGGTGGTCAAATCGATGTTGAAAGCAACACAACCAATGGCACTACATTTTCTATTTGTGTTCCCTTCAAATTAAAACAAATCGAAAAACAAAAACAATTAGATCATTGCTCCCCCAATTTCACCAAACATCATGGTGCATCTACGCTTGATCATGTTCTCTCTCAGTTAGCCAGCAAGCCCAAGGTGCTCATTTTTGAAGAGTCAAAACTAGAGCAATTAGTGTTTTCAGCATTTTTTGAATTACTTAACTGTGAAATAGAATTCTGTTCTCACTTTTCAGAAATCCAACAAAAAGCATCCCAACAGACATACGACTTTCTGTTCATCTCGCTAAACAACTTTAACAGATCAGCCTTGGCGCTAATAGAAGAGATAAAACAAAACCAAGATATCAATGCAGAAACACCATGCATTGGCATCACATCACTGGCAACTGAAGAGGGTGCAGAATTTTTTCATGAATCCTGCTTAGATGAACTGCTTGTTAAACCACTCTCAAGGGAAAAGCTAGAAGCAGTTATTCACGTTTTTTTACTTGAAAAACTCCACGCCGCATCCAAATAA